A genomic stretch from Marinobacter fonticola includes:
- a CDS encoding methyl-accepting chemotaxis protein: protein MKKLSLKLKLYALVIALLLLMGVSMILTAQISLAKMEARITDDTGTLVQDIVVERLRATAGQYGEMVAGIFNRAYKIPETFREVIHRNVEGSDSARMGRRDLMETAGAILAGQPELSSIYAQFEPDAYDGQDRYFTGGVEEHSSDEGTLEIYYYRGPQGKILFSRTEDPSSKYLDGLNEFGLREAEWYLCSKEKLKPCTMEPYLYEISEGYTELMTSLVMPIFNQGEFAGVVGTDINLSTIQKTLRQVSQNLYGGAGRVTLISDIGLIAGSSHYTDHLGRPLKEALPEWAEDYRALARNGAEDVLDNGEDIAVAYPIHIKASNTLWSMVIELPRDVALAELKQVNSLLSEQVDATAARQMTAGVVVSIISLLLLVVLVRSVTRPLDQIRDRMANLASAEGDLTQELTIDTHAELIALAEGFNAFLAKLRNMINDLKSINRAVSDQSEDVSRIAGETEQNTSRQHGEIDSVVTAMNEMSAAASEVATFAAEAAGNAREASEGVETTQGTLTTAVNGVQALASDMEEASSAIGHVANRSDDINRILEVIRGIAEQTNLLALNAAIEAARAGEQGRGFAVVADEVRTLASKTRESTDEISQMIDGLQQEVQQTVTVIRGGVDRATSAVERTREADQSLADVVSRIATIVEHVTQVATAAEEQSSVSEEINRNLTNIGDAASDLRELAERVRGSGETLGHQVVSLEDQLNRLRT, encoded by the coding sequence ATGAAAAAACTTTCGCTGAAACTGAAACTCTACGCACTGGTCATCGCACTGCTGCTTCTGATGGGTGTGAGTATGATCCTCACGGCCCAGATTTCACTCGCCAAAATGGAAGCTCGTATTACGGATGATACCGGGACGTTGGTTCAGGATATCGTGGTTGAGCGGTTGCGCGCCACGGCAGGCCAATATGGCGAGATGGTCGCCGGCATTTTCAACCGCGCCTACAAGATTCCCGAGACCTTTCGTGAGGTGATTCACCGTAACGTGGAAGGCTCCGACTCGGCCCGTATGGGACGCCGCGATCTGATGGAAACCGCCGGAGCCATCCTCGCAGGTCAACCGGAGCTGAGTTCTATCTACGCCCAGTTCGAGCCCGATGCCTACGATGGCCAGGATCGCTACTTCACCGGCGGCGTCGAAGAACACAGCAGTGACGAGGGTACACTCGAGATCTACTACTATCGCGGCCCGCAAGGGAAAATCCTGTTCAGCCGCACCGAGGATCCGTCCAGCAAGTACCTTGACGGCCTCAACGAATTCGGTCTCCGCGAAGCGGAGTGGTACCTCTGCTCCAAGGAAAAACTCAAACCGTGCACCATGGAGCCTTACCTGTATGAGATCAGCGAAGGTTATACCGAGCTGATGACCAGTCTGGTGATGCCGATCTTCAATCAGGGTGAGTTTGCCGGCGTCGTGGGGACGGACATCAACCTGTCCACGATCCAGAAAACCTTGCGCCAGGTCAGCCAGAATCTGTATGGCGGGGCCGGACGTGTGACCTTGATCAGCGATATCGGGCTGATCGCCGGTTCCAGCCATTACACCGATCATCTGGGGCGTCCGCTGAAAGAAGCGCTACCGGAGTGGGCCGAAGATTACCGCGCACTGGCGAGGAATGGTGCCGAGGACGTGCTCGATAACGGTGAGGATATCGCCGTGGCCTATCCGATTCATATCAAGGCATCGAATACGCTGTGGTCAATGGTCATCGAATTGCCCCGGGACGTGGCCCTGGCGGAATTGAAGCAGGTCAATAGCTTGCTGTCCGAGCAGGTAGACGCGACCGCGGCTCGCCAGATGACGGCGGGCGTCGTGGTTTCTATTATTTCTCTGCTGCTGCTGGTGGTGCTGGTGCGCTCGGTGACGCGTCCGCTGGACCAAATTCGTGATCGCATGGCCAACCTGGCCAGCGCCGAGGGCGATCTGACCCAGGAGTTGACGATCGATACTCATGCCGAGCTGATCGCACTAGCGGAGGGGTTTAATGCCTTCCTTGCCAAGCTGAGGAACATGATCAACGACCTGAAGTCGATCAACCGTGCGGTCAGTGATCAGTCCGAGGATGTGAGCCGCATTGCCGGCGAAACCGAGCAGAACACCAGCCGTCAGCATGGCGAGATCGATAGCGTCGTTACCGCCATGAACGAAATGTCCGCCGCCGCCAGTGAAGTGGCGACCTTTGCCGCCGAAGCAGCAGGCAATGCGCGTGAGGCGAGCGAGGGTGTGGAAACGACTCAGGGTACGTTGACGACGGCGGTTAACGGCGTTCAGGCGCTAGCTTCGGATATGGAAGAAGCAAGCAGTGCCATCGGTCACGTGGCTAATCGTAGTGACGATATCAACCGTATTCTCGAGGTCATTCGCGGTATTGCCGAGCAGACCAACCTGCTGGCGCTCAATGCCGCCATCGAGGCCGCCCGGGCCGGTGAGCAGGGACGGGGCTTCGCGGTGGTGGCTGACGAGGTGCGTACGTTGGCCTCGAAGACCCGTGAATCCACCGACGAGATCAGTCAGATGATCGATGGCTTGCAGCAAGAAGTGCAACAGACCGTCACCGTCATCCGCGGGGGCGTGGACCGCGCCACCAGCGCTGTGGAAAGAACCCGGGAAGCAGACCAATCTCTGGCCGACGTGGTCAGCCGTATCGCGACCATTGTCGAGCATGTGACCCAGGTGGCAACGGCAGCGGAAGAGCAGAGCTCGGTCAGCGAAGAGATTAATCGCAACCTGACCAACATCGGCGATGCGGCCAGCGATCTGCGCGAGTTGGCAGAGCGTGTACGGGGCAGCGGAGAGACTCTGGGGCATCAAGTGGTGTCGCTGGAAGATCAGCTTAATCGCCTGCGCACCTGA
- a CDS encoding GrxA family glutaredoxin: MERVTIYGRFSCGFCVRAKQLCELKDLDHEFIDMIREGIAKTDLEKSVGKPVLTVPQIFVGDVHVGGYTEFAQFVQQRSAATVG, translated from the coding sequence ATGGAACGCGTTACAATCTACGGTCGTTTTAGTTGCGGTTTCTGCGTGCGCGCCAAGCAGCTGTGTGAGCTTAAAGACCTGGACCACGAGTTTATCGACATGATACGAGAAGGCATCGCCAAGACGGACCTGGAAAAGAGCGTTGGCAAACCCGTGTTGACCGTTCCGCAAATCTTCGTCGGTGATGTACATGTTGGTGGCTACACCGAGTTTGCCCAGTTTGTTCAGCAACGCTCAGCCGCGACAGTGGGGTGA
- a CDS encoding 6-phosphofructokinase, translated as MAIKNAFYAQSGGVTAVINASACGVIQTARKHPESIGTVYAGRNGIIGALREELIDTSEESDETIAGLMYTPGGAFGSCRYKLKNFSENKREYERLIEVFQAHDIGYFFYNGGGDSQDTAFKVSQMADRMGYPITCIGVPKTVDNDLPFTDCCPGFGSVAKYIATSTLEASLDIKSMSESSTKVFILEVMGRHAGWIAASGGLAGQGEGDPPHIILFPEIPFDRDAFLKRVEHCVENYGYCVVVASEGAQYEDGRFLADAGSKDAFGHTQLGGVAPALANMTKQALGYKYHWAVADYLQRAARHIASATDVEQAYAVGKAAVEMAIAGKQALMPTIVREQSRPYRWHIGEAHLSDVANQEKKMPIHYITDDGFGITQDCRDYLEPLIHGESFPPFENGLPKVARIRGFLAEKKLKTAFDI; from the coding sequence ATGGCCATCAAGAATGCTTTTTACGCCCAGTCAGGCGGGGTGACCGCCGTCATCAATGCCAGTGCCTGCGGTGTTATCCAGACCGCACGTAAGCATCCAGAATCGATCGGCACGGTCTATGCCGGTCGCAATGGCATCATCGGAGCCCTCAGGGAAGAACTGATCGATACCAGCGAAGAAAGCGACGAAACCATTGCCGGCTTGATGTACACCCCCGGCGGGGCGTTCGGGTCATGCCGCTACAAGCTGAAGAACTTCAGCGAGAACAAACGGGAATACGAGCGCCTGATCGAAGTATTCCAGGCCCATGACATCGGGTATTTCTTCTACAACGGCGGCGGCGATTCCCAAGATACCGCCTTCAAGGTCTCCCAGATGGCCGATCGCATGGGTTACCCGATCACCTGTATCGGCGTGCCCAAGACCGTCGATAACGACTTACCGTTTACTGATTGCTGCCCCGGCTTTGGCTCCGTTGCGAAGTACATCGCGACGTCCACCCTGGAAGCGAGCCTGGATATCAAATCCATGAGCGAATCGTCCACCAAAGTCTTTATCCTGGAGGTGATGGGCCGTCATGCGGGCTGGATTGCCGCATCGGGTGGACTGGCCGGTCAGGGCGAAGGCGATCCGCCGCATATCATTCTGTTCCCGGAAATCCCCTTCGACCGCGACGCTTTCCTCAAACGGGTCGAGCACTGCGTGGAAAACTATGGCTACTGCGTGGTGGTAGCCTCCGAGGGTGCGCAGTACGAGGACGGCCGCTTCCTGGCCGATGCCGGCAGCAAGGACGCCTTCGGCCACACCCAATTGGGCGGTGTGGCTCCGGCGCTGGCCAACATGACCAAGCAGGCACTGGGCTATAAGTACCACTGGGCGGTAGCGGACTACCTGCAGCGGGCCGCACGCCACATTGCTTCCGCGACCGACGTAGAGCAGGCCTATGCCGTGGGCAAGGCTGCAGTGGAGATGGCGATTGCCGGCAAACAAGCCTTGATGCCAACGATCGTCCGGGAACAGTCCCGGCCCTATCGCTGGCATATTGGCGAAGCGCATTTGAGCGATGTCGCCAACCAGGAAAAGAAGATGCCGATCCACTACATTACCGACGATGGCTTCGGCATCACCCAGGACTGCCGCGATTACCTTGAGCCGCTGATCCACGGTGAGAGCTTTCCGCCATTCGAGAATGGCCTGCCTAAAGTGGCCCGCATCCGCGGTTTTTTGGCAGAGAAGAAGCTCAAGACAGCCTTCGATATTTGA
- the mpl gene encoding UDP-N-acetylmuramate:L-alanyl-gamma-D-glutamyl-meso-diaminopimelate ligase produces the protein MHIHILGICGTFMGSLAVLAREAGHRVTGSDQGVYPPMSTQLEAQGIELMDGYAAENLKPQPDLVLIGNAMSRGNPEVEALLNRGIDYMSGPEWLTREVLRKRWVLAVAGTHGKTTTTSMLLWILEQAGFDPGYLVGGVPNDFSVSARLGSSDFFVIEADEYDSAFFDKRSKFVHYRPRTLILNNLEFDHADIFDDVDAIERQFHHLVRTVPSGGLIVRPALDRHLDNALAMGCWSRVQTTAVAGEADTVDWRAELLAEDGSHFMVVHHEQPVDSIRWNQTGLHNVRNALAAIAAARHVGVTPDHAIAALSRFSGVKRRMELLADIHGVKVYDDFAHHPTAIATTLDGLRKKVGDETIIALIEPRSNTMQQGVHHATLLPSSEQADRVIWANLNDMDWLKALVPSEEGKHSTETSVEALIDKVLESMPVPCHIVVMSNGGFGGIHGKLIAKLEHYLD, from the coding sequence ATGCACATTCATATCCTTGGAATCTGCGGCACATTCATGGGTAGCCTCGCGGTGCTTGCGCGGGAGGCTGGCCACCGGGTTACGGGGTCCGATCAGGGCGTCTACCCGCCCATGAGCACCCAGCTCGAAGCTCAGGGCATAGAGCTGATGGACGGTTACGCCGCCGAAAACCTCAAGCCGCAGCCGGATTTGGTGCTGATCGGCAATGCCATGTCCAGGGGTAACCCGGAAGTGGAAGCGTTGCTCAATCGCGGCATCGATTATATGTCGGGTCCGGAATGGCTCACCCGGGAAGTATTGCGCAAGCGCTGGGTACTCGCCGTGGCCGGGACCCACGGCAAGACGACGACGACCTCGATGCTACTGTGGATTCTGGAGCAGGCCGGCTTCGATCCCGGTTACCTGGTCGGTGGCGTGCCGAACGACTTCAGTGTCTCCGCTCGCCTGGGCAGTAGCGACTTTTTTGTTATCGAGGCGGACGAGTACGACAGCGCCTTTTTCGATAAGCGCTCCAAATTTGTCCATTACCGCCCGCGCACGCTCATCCTGAACAACCTTGAGTTCGATCACGCGGATATTTTCGATGACGTTGACGCCATCGAACGCCAGTTTCATCATTTGGTGCGCACTGTGCCATCCGGAGGATTGATCGTCCGTCCTGCGCTGGACCGGCACTTGGATAATGCGTTGGCTATGGGGTGCTGGAGTCGCGTGCAGACCACCGCCGTTGCTGGCGAGGCGGACACGGTAGACTGGCGTGCCGAACTGCTGGCGGAAGATGGCAGCCATTTCATGGTGGTGCATCATGAACAGCCGGTGGACTCGATTCGCTGGAATCAAACCGGGCTGCATAACGTCCGTAACGCCTTGGCGGCCATTGCCGCCGCGCGACATGTGGGCGTGACGCCGGATCACGCCATTGCAGCATTATCCCGCTTCTCCGGCGTGAAGCGGCGGATGGAGTTACTGGCGGATATCCATGGCGTCAAGGTCTACGACGACTTCGCTCATCACCCGACGGCGATCGCGACGACGCTAGATGGCTTACGAAAAAAAGTAGGTGACGAGACGATTATCGCCCTAATCGAGCCCCGCTCGAATACCATGCAACAAGGTGTTCATCACGCGACGCTGCTACCTAGCAGCGAGCAGGCCGATCGGGTCATCTGGGCGAACCTGAACGATATGGATTGGCTCAAGGCGCTGGTGCCGTCGGAAGAGGGCAAGCACAGCACCGAAACGTCGGTTGAAGCTTTGATCGACAAGGTACTGGAATCCATGCCGGTTCCCTGTCATATCGTGGTGATGAGCAACGGCGGTTTTGGCGGTATCCACGGCAAGCTGATCGCGAAGCTGGAGCATTACCTTGACTGA
- a CDS encoding flavin prenyltransferase UbiX → MTEAQPHRVTVNLALTGASGAQYGLRLLQCLLAAGCRVHFMISKAAQVVVATETELRLPGRPEAMQSYLVEHFGAASDQLLVFGREDWFAPPASGSGSRAPLVICPCSTGTLSALATGASNNLIERAGDVALKERRQLILVPREAPYSEVHLDNMLRLTRMGATIMPASPGFYHRPQSIEDLVDFVVARILDHLDQPQDLMPRWGQQRLDRKLERAETGSNEAARQDKDDL, encoded by the coding sequence TTGACTGAGGCGCAGCCACACCGCGTAACTGTAAATCTGGCGCTAACCGGCGCGTCCGGGGCCCAGTACGGTTTGCGTTTGCTGCAGTGCCTGCTGGCAGCGGGGTGTCGCGTACACTTCATGATCAGCAAGGCGGCCCAGGTGGTGGTGGCCACCGAAACCGAGCTGCGGCTGCCGGGTCGTCCTGAAGCCATGCAGTCCTATCTGGTCGAGCATTTCGGCGCTGCTTCGGATCAATTGCTGGTGTTCGGGCGCGAGGACTGGTTTGCGCCACCGGCCTCGGGTTCCGGCAGTCGTGCGCCGCTGGTGATTTGTCCCTGCAGCACCGGCACGCTATCGGCGCTGGCCACCGGCGCAAGCAATAACCTGATCGAGCGGGCAGGGGACGTGGCGCTCAAGGAGCGCCGTCAACTGATTCTGGTGCCGCGCGAGGCGCCGTATTCCGAAGTTCATCTGGACAACATGCTGCGCTTGACCCGCATGGGAGCGACCATCATGCCGGCCAGTCCCGGCTTCTATCACCGCCCGCAATCGATTGAAGACCTGGTGGATTTCGTGGTGGCTCGTATCCTGGACCACCTGGACCAGCCCCAGGACCTGATGCCCCGCTGGGGGCAGCAACGGCTCGACCGCAAGCTAGAGCGTGCCGAAACCGGTTCCAACGAAGCAGCCCGTCAGGACAAAGACGATTTATGA
- a CDS encoding ATP-binding protein: protein MNIDWQTTPAAIWRRHRNTLRPVRSIDPVRLDQLLNIDRQKAALVNNTRRFLRGEPANNVLLWGARGTGKSSLIKAILNGFFDQGLRVVEVDRDDLLFLPEIVDDLRDLDYRFVIFSDDLSFERGEGSYKALKSVMEGSIESPPENIKVYATSNRRHLMPEYMQDNQAAEVIDGELHPGEAIEEQISLSDRFGLWLSFYPFNQEDYLELVDALFPKVRDREELHQAAIRFALGKGGRSGRAAQHFYNTFSGQFDEG, encoded by the coding sequence ATGAATATCGATTGGCAAACGACGCCGGCGGCCATCTGGCGCCGCCATCGCAATACACTACGTCCGGTCAGGAGCATCGACCCGGTACGGCTCGACCAATTGCTCAATATCGATCGCCAGAAAGCGGCACTGGTTAATAATACCAGACGTTTTCTGCGCGGTGAGCCCGCCAATAACGTGCTGCTTTGGGGAGCGCGGGGCACGGGCAAGTCTTCACTAATCAAGGCCATTCTGAATGGCTTTTTCGATCAGGGATTACGGGTTGTCGAAGTAGACCGGGATGATTTGCTGTTCTTGCCGGAAATCGTCGACGACCTTCGTGACCTGGACTATCGCTTCGTCATTTTCTCCGATGATTTGTCGTTCGAACGGGGCGAGGGATCCTATAAGGCGCTCAAAAGCGTGATGGAAGGCTCAATTGAGAGTCCGCCGGAAAATATCAAGGTTTACGCCACCTCCAACCGTCGTCACCTGATGCCTGAATACATGCAGGACAATCAGGCGGCGGAGGTGATCGACGGCGAACTGCATCCCGGCGAGGCAATCGAAGAGCAAATCTCGCTGTCTGACCGCTTTGGGCTGTGGCTGTCGTTCTATCCCTTCAATCAAGAAGACTATCTGGAACTGGTGGATGCGCTGTTCCCCAAGGTGCGCGACCGCGAAGAGCTACACCAGGCGGCCATCCGTTTTGCCCTGGGCAAAGGCGGTCGCAGTGGTCGGGCGGCGCAGCATTTTTACAACACATTTTCCGGTCAGTTCGACGAGGGCTGA
- a CDS encoding acyl-CoA dehydrogenase family protein, with protein sequence MIPRTLFDSDLEGFRDSVRKFLEHEAVPYHAQWEKDGQVSREVWHKAGELGFLCPCLPEEYGGVGADFRYSAVIMEEIVRASASGLGWALHSDIVAPYIFQYGTEAQKKHYLPKLASGAMIGAIAMTEPGAGSDLQGVKTSAIKQGDHYVLNGSKTFITNGQMADLVIVVAKTNPKEGAKGTSLLLVETAWDGFERGQNLEKVGLKAQDTSELFFQDVKVPLENLLGSGEGQGFMQLMQELPAERLQVALTAVAAAEAAWEWTRDYVKERKAFGKPILGFQNTRFKMAEMKADITAARVFVDRCLELHLDKKLDVPTAAMLKQWTTDLQCRVMDECVQLHGGYGYMWEYPIARAWADSRVQRIYAGTNEIMKEIVARTI encoded by the coding sequence ATGATTCCACGCACGCTCTTTGATTCTGATCTTGAAGGTTTCCGCGACTCAGTGCGCAAGTTCCTGGAGCATGAGGCTGTGCCTTATCACGCCCAGTGGGAAAAGGACGGTCAGGTCAGCCGGGAGGTATGGCACAAGGCCGGGGAGCTGGGGTTTTTGTGTCCATGCCTGCCAGAAGAGTATGGCGGGGTCGGTGCGGATTTCCGCTACAGCGCGGTGATCATGGAAGAGATTGTTCGGGCCTCTGCGTCGGGTCTGGGGTGGGCGCTGCATTCGGACATCGTGGCGCCGTACATTTTTCAATACGGTACGGAAGCGCAAAAAAAGCACTACCTGCCCAAGCTGGCGTCCGGGGCAATGATCGGCGCCATCGCCATGACCGAGCCGGGTGCCGGTTCCGACCTGCAGGGCGTAAAAACCAGCGCCATCAAGCAGGGCGATCACTATGTGCTCAACGGCTCCAAGACCTTTATCACCAATGGCCAGATGGCGGATCTGGTGATCGTCGTTGCGAAAACCAATCCCAAGGAGGGGGCCAAGGGTACGAGCCTGTTGCTGGTCGAAACCGCCTGGGACGGTTTCGAGCGAGGCCAGAACCTGGAGAAGGTCGGGTTGAAGGCTCAGGATACCTCGGAGCTCTTCTTCCAGGACGTCAAGGTGCCGCTGGAAAACCTGCTGGGCAGCGGCGAAGGGCAGGGCTTCATGCAGTTGATGCAGGAACTGCCGGCTGAACGCCTGCAGGTCGCCCTCACGGCGGTCGCCGCTGCCGAGGCGGCCTGGGAGTGGACGCGCGACTACGTCAAAGAACGCAAGGCATTTGGCAAGCCGATTTTGGGTTTCCAGAATACCCGTTTCAAAATGGCAGAGATGAAGGCGGACATCACCGCCGCGCGCGTCTTCGTCGATCGCTGTCTGGAACTCCATCTAGACAAAAAGCTGGATGTGCCGACGGCGGCCATGCTCAAACAATGGACGACCGATCTGCAGTGTCGGGTGATGGATGAGTGCGTCCAGCTCCACGGCGGCTACGGCTACATGTGGGAGTATCCTATCGCCCGTGCCTGGGCGGATTCTCGCGTCCAGCGTATCTATGCCGGTACCAACGAAATCATGAAGGAGATCGTGGCGCGCACGATCTAG
- the rnr gene encoding ribonuclease R — protein sequence MVSKKKTNNDPHAKREAENYENPIQSREFILAHLRQRGAPATHETLCTELNQTSAEGIEALRRRLIAMCRDGQMICNRRGAYLPIEEADLITGRVIGHRDGFGFLVPDDGSSDLFLSAREMRQVIHGDRVAARVDQVDDRGRREGRVVEVIERKTLQIVGRLFRESGISFVVPENPRINQEVLVAEEDCGDAWHGQYVVVDVLRHPTVRTKPTGRVVEVLGDHMAPGMEIAVAIRSYDIPHAWPPSVGEQAAAIPETVGETDKEHRVDLRDLPLVTIDGEDARDFDDAVFCERRPRGGFRLVVAIADVSHYVRPGSPLDEHAQERGNSVYFPDHVVPMLPEKLSNGLCSLNPEVDRLCLVSDMTISANGRISGYTFYQAVMHSKARLTYNKVSDMLQRPESEVGQELRARYKPVVPHLEDLYALYKVLREARTERGAIDFETTETRVIFDASRKIEEIVPVTRNDAHKIIEECMLCANVATARFLKRHGMPALYRVHDGPAEERLAALRLFLGELGLQLGGGDRPTSADFQHLLESIRERPDAEVIQMVMLRTLSQAVYSPDESGHFGLGFASYTHFTSPIRRYPDLIVHRAIKSVIHGSQDTNTVVQPDKRDRALADYPYDHARMIQLGEHCSMTERRADDATRDVMAWLKCEYLQEHVGEEFDGVIASVVPFGFFVELSGIYIEGLVHVSTLSGDYFHHDAAKHRLVGERTAISFRLGDSVRVQVVRVGLEDRKIDLELISQPRRRKADRDALPEKGERGKRRDDRGRSSRSRTGKGGPSKAGKSKAGKSKAEKSGKPLSAKDALAQEAAREARKKSPNKTGGKPGKSGGGKASSSTGKPKARKGR from the coding sequence ATGGTTTCTAAGAAAAAAACGAATAATGATCCTCACGCGAAACGTGAGGCCGAGAACTACGAAAATCCCATCCAGAGCCGCGAGTTTATTCTCGCGCATCTGCGCCAGCGCGGCGCGCCCGCCACTCACGAAACGCTCTGTACCGAGTTGAACCAGACCTCTGCTGAAGGCATCGAGGCCCTGCGTCGGCGTTTGATCGCCATGTGCCGTGACGGGCAGATGATCTGCAATCGACGAGGCGCCTATCTCCCGATCGAGGAAGCCGACCTGATTACCGGTCGTGTTATCGGTCATCGCGACGGCTTTGGTTTTCTGGTGCCGGACGATGGCAGCAGCGATCTGTTCCTCAGCGCGCGTGAAATGCGTCAGGTTATCCACGGCGACCGAGTGGCTGCCCGGGTCGACCAGGTAGACGACCGCGGGCGTCGTGAAGGGCGCGTCGTTGAAGTCATCGAACGCAAGACGTTACAGATTGTTGGCCGGTTGTTCCGCGAGAGCGGTATCTCCTTTGTGGTTCCCGAGAATCCCCGCATCAATCAGGAAGTGCTGGTCGCCGAAGAAGATTGCGGCGATGCCTGGCACGGTCAATACGTGGTCGTGGACGTTTTACGGCATCCGACGGTCCGCACCAAGCCGACCGGTCGTGTCGTCGAAGTCCTGGGCGACCACATGGCGCCGGGGATGGAAATCGCAGTCGCCATCCGCTCCTACGATATTCCGCACGCGTGGCCGCCGTCCGTTGGCGAGCAGGCGGCTGCCATTCCGGAAACGGTCGGCGAAACGGACAAGGAGCACCGGGTCGACTTGCGCGACTTGCCGCTGGTGACCATCGATGGCGAGGACGCTCGGGACTTCGACGATGCGGTGTTCTGCGAGCGGCGTCCCCGTGGGGGGTTCCGGCTGGTGGTGGCGATCGCCGACGTTTCCCATTACGTGCGTCCTGGCTCACCACTGGACGAGCATGCGCAGGAGCGCGGCAATTCCGTTTATTTTCCGGACCATGTGGTTCCGATGTTGCCGGAAAAACTGTCCAATGGCTTGTGTTCGCTGAACCCCGAGGTGGACCGTCTGTGCTTGGTCAGTGACATGACCATCAGTGCCAATGGCCGCATCAGCGGCTACACCTTTTACCAGGCGGTGATGCACTCCAAGGCACGATTGACCTACAACAAGGTCAGCGACATGCTCCAGCGTCCGGAATCCGAGGTCGGTCAAGAGTTAAGGGCGCGATACAAACCGGTAGTGCCGCACCTGGAAGATCTGTATGCCCTCTATAAGGTGCTGCGCGAAGCGCGGACCGAGCGCGGCGCCATCGATTTCGAAACCACCGAAACCCGGGTGATCTTCGATGCCTCCCGTAAGATCGAAGAGATTGTTCCGGTCACGCGTAACGATGCTCATAAGATTATCGAGGAATGTATGCTCTGCGCCAACGTGGCGACGGCTCGCTTCCTCAAGCGTCATGGCATGCCTGCTCTGTACCGGGTGCACGATGGTCCCGCGGAAGAGCGGCTTGCGGCCTTACGTTTGTTCCTGGGCGAGTTGGGTCTTCAGCTTGGCGGTGGCGACAGGCCAACCTCGGCGGATTTCCAGCATCTGCTTGAGTCCATTCGCGAACGCCCGGATGCCGAAGTTATCCAGATGGTGATGCTGCGCACTCTGAGTCAGGCGGTTTACAGTCCCGACGAGAGTGGGCACTTTGGTCTTGGCTTCGCGAGTTATACCCATTTCACCTCGCCCATCCGGCGCTACCCGGATCTGATCGTGCATCGCGCCATCAAGTCGGTGATCCATGGTAGCCAGGACACCAACACGGTCGTGCAGCCGGACAAGCGGGACCGGGCGCTGGCGGACTACCCCTACGACCATGCCCGGATGATCCAGCTCGGCGAGCACTGTTCGATGACCGAGCGGCGCGCGGATGATGCCACCCGCGATGTTATGGCGTGGCTGAAGTGTGAGTACCTGCAGGAGCACGTCGGCGAGGAATTCGATGGTGTGATTGCTTCAGTGGTACCGTTTGGTTTCTTCGTCGAGCTTAGCGGCATTTATATAGAAGGCTTGGTGCATGTTTCGACGCTGAGCGGTGACTATTTTCACCACGATGCTGCCAAGCACCGGCTCGTGGGCGAGCGCACGGCCATCAGCTTCCGGCTGGGTGATTCGGTTCGGGTCCAAGTCGTTCGCGTTGGCTTGGAGGATCGTAAGATCGACCTCGAGCTGATCAGTCAGCCGCGCCGGCGCAAGGCGGATCGCGATGCGCTGCCGGAGAAAGGCGAGCGCGGTAAACGTCGCGACGATCGCGGTCGTTCCTCGCGCTCGCGAACAGGTAAAGGCGGCCCCAGTAAAGCAGGCAAGAGCAAAGCCGGCAAGAGTAAAGCCGAGAAGAGCGGCAAGCCGTTATCCGCAAAAGACGCCTTGGCTCAGGAGGCGGCTCGCGAGGCGCGCAAAAAGTCGCCAAATAAAACCGGGGGCAAGCCCGGAAAGAGCGGGGGCGGTAAGGCGTCGTCCAGTACGGGTAAGCCGAAAGCGCGTAAGGGTCGATAA